Proteins from a single region of Butyrivibrio fibrisolvens:
- a CDS encoding substrate-binding domain-containing protein, which translates to MFSKKIALFISHIYGEYQKNLTQGIIDKALEHGYQTQVFTTNDGESLGDLSNIEECILRLPVYENLSGVIFASGTYASRDLRDKISGAIKKSGLPVIEVNDTDPFFPNVTMDNSTMFSVITEHFVSMHGAKRICYLGCKSESDISELRLGIIKETLSHHGLSLDDNDYYVCDETPDDFDRALDHLTQKGTNIPDAIICYNDRLAYELIITAENKGYKIPEDFGVSGCDNLPAGQNMIPALTTISYPVYDLGRIAVSNLHSLIRGRERSNTSVFAKVIYGGSCGCSYPSDRRVHMYTHTLLHQISDLEKSIMMSSTIASAFGPASDLEDMLDLIEEYAREIENCNGFYLALSDSWCNLSDKILTLTASTDSISYEKSSDTLTMYLALQNGKRLPSCTFKNNTLLPDFLMSDKENAIIVSPIYNHAGSIGYIVMTFENNRIKYPFKLIQYLVNLSQLLNNIRNRKKSDAMATHLEELYMKDELTGLYSSAGFEYYKNKNSSDSIDDSDAANILMIVNTEDLDSINKDHGQEAGNFAISVISQAIRNSIPEGAIAGRVNKGTFHILLNKNAASTDEVKKKILTYLDNYNRLNPKEYKISARI; encoded by the coding sequence ATGTTTAGTAAAAAAATAGCTCTTTTTATCTCACACATTTATGGCGAATATCAAAAGAATCTCACACAGGGAATAATCGATAAGGCGCTTGAACACGGCTATCAGACGCAGGTATTCACAACCAATGACGGCGAGTCACTTGGAGATCTTTCTAATATAGAAGAGTGCATACTAAGGCTCCCGGTTTATGAGAATCTAAGCGGCGTCATATTCGCATCCGGAACATATGCATCCAGAGATCTCAGAGATAAGATCTCTGGTGCTATAAAAAAGTCCGGGCTTCCGGTTATTGAAGTCAATGATACGGATCCTTTTTTTCCAAATGTAACTATGGATAATAGTACGATGTTCTCTGTCATTACAGAGCACTTTGTAAGCATGCACGGTGCAAAGCGCATATGCTACCTTGGGTGTAAGAGTGAATCAGATATTTCTGAATTAAGACTTGGCATCATCAAAGAGACCCTGTCCCATCACGGTCTGTCATTAGATGATAACGACTACTATGTATGTGATGAAACACCTGATGATTTCGATAGGGCTCTTGATCATCTTACCCAAAAAGGGACTAATATCCCGGATGCCATCATCTGCTATAACGACAGGCTTGCCTATGAGCTGATAATCACTGCAGAAAATAAAGGATATAAGATCCCGGAGGATTTCGGCGTATCAGGATGTGATAACCTGCCTGCAGGACAGAACATGATACCGGCACTTACAACCATATCTTATCCTGTATATGACCTTGGACGTATCGCAGTAAGCAACCTTCACAGCCTTATCCGAGGACGCGAGAGGTCTAATACAAGCGTTTTTGCCAAAGTGATATATGGAGGATCCTGCGGCTGCAGCTACCCTTCTGACAGAAGAGTTCATATGTATACTCACACGCTTCTGCATCAGATATCTGACCTTGAAAAATCTATCATGATGTCTTCCACGATAGCTTCTGCCTTCGGCCCTGCAAGCGATCTTGAAGATATGCTGGATCTTATAGAAGAGTATGCAAGAGAAATTGAAAACTGTAATGGATTCTACCTGGCTCTTAGCGACAGCTGGTGCAATCTGTCAGACAAGATACTAACTCTGACAGCTTCCACAGATTCTATAAGCTATGAAAAGAGCTCCGACACCCTTACTATGTATCTGGCTTTGCAAAACGGCAAAAGGCTCCCTTCCTGCACTTTCAAAAATAATACGCTGCTGCCTGACTTCCTAATGTCAGATAAGGAAAATGCCATAATCGTATCTCCTATATATAACCATGCAGGCTCTATAGGATATATAGTTATGACCTTTGAGAACAACAGGATAAAGTATCCATTTAAGCTAATACAGTATCTTGTGAACTTATCACAGCTACTTAATAACATAAGGAACAGAAAGAAATCCGATGCCATGGCTACGCATCTTGAAGAGCTGTATATGAAAGATGAACTTACAGGGCTGTATAGCAGCGCGGGATTTGAATATTATAAGAATAAAAACAGTTCAGATAGTATAGATGATAGCGATGCAGCCAATATCCTAATGATCGTGAATACAGAAGATCTTGATAGCATAAACAAAGATCACGGTCAGGAAGCCGGGAACTTTGCAATATCTGTAATCTCTCAGGCTATCAGGAACTCTATACCGGAAGGTGCGATCGCAGGGCGTGTAAATAAGGGAACATTCCATATACTGCTTAATAAGAATGCTGCATCTACTGATGAAGTTAAGAAGAAGATACTGACATATCTTGATAACTATAACAGACTTAATCCGAAGGAATATAAGATAAGCGCGCGGATATAG
- a CDS encoding glycoside hydrolase family 3 N-terminal domain-containing protein, producing MKKWTRANFQPNLPLEGDKKVTASAEHIELSMRAAAEGMVLLKNEKDILPLAKGTRVALFGKGTFDYVKGGGGSGDVYTKYVRNIYEGFKSLGVDVFEPLCEYYKKDVDSQYQKGAAPGMTVEPELPDDLLTSAGFYTDTAIISISRFSGEGWDRSDVEYNGEYNPWETEVSMPKTAGRIFPKGDFYLTDAEQEMISKVSGKFAKTIVVLNVGGIVDTKWIKCGEKIGAALLAWQGGMEGGLAAARILMGIDNPSGKLPDSFAIDIDDYPSTEGFHESVDYVDYTEDIYVGYRYFETIEGAKERVVYPFGYGLSYTSFDKELIKVVEEDDGFTFRIRVTNTGKLAGKEVAAIYMSAPMGQLQKPSRVLVAFEKTRLLEAGDAQVMELYVSRYQLSSYDDLGKIEESSYVIEKGEYSFYLGSSVEDAFETEYKFKASEDIVYKKLSRKLAPVSLKKRLLADGSYEDLPTGPDADINECIFEKMVPGTEEAVVPADRGREPYLLMDPYKTKDTKPLIEVYEGKISIEDFIAQLSDDDLIDLLGGQPNRGVANTWGMGNKPEYGVPNVMTADGPAGVRINPDCGVVTTAWPCATLLASTWNKELLYKVGEAGGKELKENNLQIWLTPAVNIHRSPLCGRNFEYYSEDPYLAGKLASSLVKGIQSLGVAASVKHFAANNKETNRKHSDSRVSERALREIYLKAFEIIVKEADPWTIMSAYNAVNGQRASESKDLLTGILRDEWGFKGMVTSDWWNRAEQYKEILAGNDVKMANGYPDRVRKAMEMGAIHRSDLEICAKRVLMMILKLD from the coding sequence ATGAAAAAATGGACAAGAGCTAATTTTCAACCAAATCTTCCTCTTGAAGGAGATAAGAAAGTTACAGCAAGCGCTGAGCATATAGAGCTGTCAATGCGGGCAGCAGCCGAAGGAATGGTACTTCTCAAAAACGAGAAGGATATACTTCCACTTGCAAAAGGGACTAGGGTTGCTCTTTTTGGCAAAGGAACTTTTGACTACGTAAAAGGAGGCGGCGGATCAGGAGACGTATATACCAAGTACGTAAGGAATATCTATGAAGGCTTCAAATCTCTTGGAGTAGATGTATTCGAGCCTTTATGCGAGTATTACAAAAAAGATGTAGATAGCCAGTATCAAAAAGGAGCAGCGCCGGGCATGACAGTAGAGCCGGAGCTTCCTGACGATCTATTAACATCAGCAGGATTTTATACAGATACAGCCATCATCAGTATCAGCAGATTCTCCGGCGAGGGATGGGATCGTTCAGATGTAGAGTATAACGGCGAGTACAATCCCTGGGAGACAGAAGTCAGCATGCCCAAAACTGCAGGCAGGATCTTCCCAAAGGGAGATTTCTATCTTACAGATGCTGAGCAGGAGATGATCAGCAAAGTAAGCGGCAAGTTTGCAAAGACTATAGTAGTCCTTAATGTGGGCGGCATCGTAGATACCAAGTGGATCAAGTGCGGTGAGAAGATAGGTGCGGCTCTTCTTGCTTGGCAGGGCGGAATGGAAGGAGGCCTTGCAGCTGCAAGGATACTCATGGGTATAGATAACCCGTCTGGTAAGCTTCCTGACTCTTTTGCCATAGATATAGATGACTACCCGTCTACAGAAGGCTTCCATGAATCGGTAGATTATGTAGACTATACAGAAGATATATATGTTGGCTACAGATATTTTGAGACTATAGAAGGTGCCAAAGAACGCGTAGTATATCCTTTTGGATACGGTCTTTCCTATACATCTTTTGACAAAGAGCTGATCAAAGTAGTTGAAGAAGATGACGGCTTCACATTCAGAATACGAGTTACCAATACAGGTAAGCTCGCCGGTAAGGAAGTTGCTGCTATCTATATGTCAGCACCTATGGGCCAACTTCAAAAGCCCTCAAGAGTCCTTGTTGCATTCGAAAAGACAAGACTTCTTGAAGCAGGAGATGCTCAGGTTATGGAGCTGTATGTATCCAGATACCAGCTGTCATCCTACGATGATCTTGGCAAGATAGAAGAGTCCTCCTATGTTATAGAAAAGGGAGAATACAGCTTCTACCTTGGATCAAGCGTAGAAGATGCCTTCGAGACAGAGTATAAGTTTAAGGCGTCTGAAGACATAGTTTATAAGAAGCTTTCAAGAAAGCTTGCACCGGTATCTTTGAAAAAGAGGCTCCTTGCAGACGGAAGCTATGAAGACCTCCCTACAGGTCCTGATGCTGATATTAACGAGTGCATATTTGAAAAGATGGTTCCGGGAACAGAAGAAGCTGTAGTTCCTGCGGACAGAGGAAGAGAACCGTATCTTCTTATGGATCCTTATAAGACCAAGGATACAAAGCCCCTTATAGAAGTCTATGAAGGGAAAATATCTATTGAAGACTTTATAGCACAGCTAAGTGATGATGATCTTATAGACCTTCTGGGAGGTCAGCCCAACAGAGGCGTTGCCAATACCTGGGGCATGGGCAATAAGCCGGAATACGGCGTACCTAACGTCATGACAGCAGACGGCCCTGCAGGAGTTCGTATAAATCCTGACTGCGGCGTAGTTACAACAGCATGGCCCTGCGCTACTCTTCTGGCATCTACCTGGAACAAGGAACTGCTTTATAAAGTCGGCGAAGCAGGAGGCAAGGAACTTAAGGAAAATAATCTCCAGATCTGGCTCACACCGGCTGTTAATATCCACAGAAGCCCTCTGTGCGGAAGGAACTTCGAGTACTATTCCGAAGATCCATATCTTGCAGGAAAGCTTGCATCAAGTCTTGTAAAGGGTATCCAGTCTCTGGGCGTAGCAGCAAGTGTCAAGCACTTTGCAGCCAACAACAAGGAGACCAATAGGAAACACAGCGATTCTAGAGTATCCGAAAGAGCCCTTAGAGAGATATACCTAAAGGCCTTCGAGATAATAGTCAAAGAGGCAGATCCATGGACCATCATGTCAGCCTATAACGCAGTCAATGGCCAGAGAGCATCAGAATCCAAGGACCTTCTTACAGGAATCCTTAGAGATGAATGGGGTTTTAAAGGAATGGTAACCAGTGACTGGTGGAACAGGGCAGAGCAGTACAAAGAGATCCTTGCAGGCAATGATGTTAAGATGGCCAATGGCTATCCGGACAGAGTAAGGAAAGCCATGGAGATGGGAGCTATACATAGAAGCGACTTGGAAATATGCGCAAAGCGTGTACTTATGATGATACTGAAGCTTGATTGA
- a CDS encoding Tex family protein, which produces MDIALKITQELNVNKWQVEAAIKLIDEGNTIPFISRYRKEVTGSLNDEQLRNLDERLKYLRGLEEKKQTVLASIEEQGKLTEELKNKIIAAETIVAVDDLYLPYRPKRKTRASVAREKGLEKLADIIKEQKITIDELIAKAAEFVTSGDVPADKEVKNVKDALQGAKDIIAEDLSDNADVRTYIREATMQEGVISSTAKDEKAESVYEQYYAYEEPVSKIVGHRVLALNRGEKEKFLNVKITAPVDRIQMFLNKTLSPDGENSLSPVIAEICQDSYDRLIAPAIERDIRNELTEKAEDSAITVFGKNLQQLLMQPPIAGKTVLGWDPAFRTGCKLAVVDSTGKVLDTKVIFPTAPQNKVDEAKFELKKLIKQYGINLISVGNGTASRESEQVIVELIKEVDTPLQYVIVNEAGASVYSASKLATEEFPQFDVGQRSAASIARRLQDPLAELVKIDPQSIGVGQYQHDMNQKKLAEALGGVVEDCVNKVGVDLNTASAPLLTYISGISKPIAKNIVEYREKNGRFTSRDQLLNVPKLGPKAYEQCAGFLRIHDGDNPLDDTSVHPETYGATRKLMETLGITMEDVRKAQKAAAKSIAPGAQKAAAEQKSKNAGSKNDGNRKNNNKVVIRNTGTAMGAALAAALGGAFVSDASDNKSSGKGASNNKNSSNNAGASTAGASSSLSAKIKDKAKLAADLGIGEITLTDIVSELEKPSRDPRESMPAPVLRSDVMDMKDLKPGMILKGTVRNIVDFGAFVDIGVHQDGLVHISQITDRFIKHPLEAVSVGDIVEVQVIEVDIKKQRIGLTMKIKAQK; this is translated from the coding sequence ATGGATATCGCACTTAAAATCACCCAGGAACTTAATGTTAATAAATGGCAGGTTGAAGCAGCCATTAAGCTTATCGATGAGGGTAATACAATCCCTTTTATTTCCAGATATAGAAAAGAAGTGACAGGTTCACTTAATGATGAGCAGCTTAGAAACCTTGACGAGAGACTTAAATATTTAAGAGGACTTGAGGAAAAGAAGCAGACCGTTCTTGCATCAATTGAAGAGCAGGGTAAGCTTACAGAGGAACTTAAAAATAAGATCATAGCAGCTGAAACGATCGTAGCTGTAGATGATCTCTATCTTCCTTACAGACCTAAGAGGAAAACAAGAGCAAGCGTTGCAAGAGAAAAGGGTCTTGAGAAGCTTGCTGATATTATAAAAGAGCAGAAGATCACTATTGATGAACTTATCGCAAAGGCAGCAGAGTTTGTTACATCAGGCGATGTACCTGCAGATAAGGAAGTTAAGAATGTTAAAGACGCTCTTCAGGGAGCAAAGGACATCATCGCTGAGGACCTTTCTGATAATGCGGATGTTCGTACATATATCCGTGAAGCAACAATGCAGGAAGGTGTTATATCATCAACTGCCAAGGATGAAAAGGCAGAGAGCGTATACGAGCAGTACTATGCTTATGAAGAGCCGGTAAGTAAGATCGTAGGCCACAGAGTTCTTGCTCTTAACCGCGGCGAAAAAGAGAAATTCTTAAACGTTAAGATAACAGCACCTGTAGACAGGATTCAGATGTTCCTTAATAAGACACTTAGTCCTGATGGAGAGAATTCTCTTTCTCCTGTAATAGCAGAGATCTGCCAGGATTCATATGATCGTCTTATCGCACCTGCTATCGAAAGAGATATAAGAAACGAGCTTACAGAAAAAGCTGAAGATTCTGCCATCACAGTATTTGGTAAGAACCTCCAGCAGCTTCTTATGCAGCCTCCAATCGCAGGTAAGACTGTACTTGGATGGGATCCAGCTTTCAGAACAGGATGTAAGCTTGCAGTAGTAGATTCTACTGGTAAAGTTCTGGATACAAAGGTTATTTTCCCAACAGCACCTCAGAATAAGGTGGATGAGGCTAAGTTTGAACTTAAGAAGCTTATAAAGCAGTATGGAATAAACCTTATCTCAGTTGGTAACGGAACAGCGTCCCGTGAGTCTGAGCAGGTTATCGTAGAGCTTATTAAGGAAGTTGATACTCCTCTCCAGTACGTTATCGTTAATGAGGCGGGTGCATCTGTATATTCTGCAAGTAAGCTTGCAACAGAGGAATTCCCTCAGTTTGATGTAGGTCAAAGGTCTGCTGCGTCAATTGCAAGACGTCTTCAGGATCCTCTTGCAGAGCTTGTTAAGATTGATCCTCAGTCAATCGGTGTCGGTCAGTACCAGCACGACATGAACCAGAAGAAGCTTGCAGAAGCACTTGGCGGAGTTGTAGAAGACTGCGTTAACAAGGTTGGTGTAGATCTTAATACAGCATCAGCACCTCTTCTTACATATATTTCAGGTATCAGCAAGCCTATCGCCAAGAATATTGTTGAGTATAGAGAGAAGAACGGCAGATTCACATCCCGTGACCAGCTCCTTAACGTTCCTAAGCTTGGACCGAAGGCTTATGAGCAGTGCGCAGGTTTCCTCCGAATTCATGATGGTGATAATCCTCTTGATGACACATCAGTTCATCCTGAGACTTATGGTGCTACAAGAAAGCTTATGGAGACACTTGGCATTACAATGGAGGATGTAAGAAAAGCTCAAAAGGCAGCAGCAAAGAGCATCGCTCCAGGAGCGCAGAAGGCTGCGGCAGAGCAAAAGAGTAAAAATGCGGGTTCCAAAAATGATGGAAATCGAAAGAATAACAATAAAGTAGTAATAAGAAATACAGGCACAGCTATGGGTGCAGCTTTGGCAGCAGCACTTGGCGGAGCATTTGTTTCTGATGCTTCTGATAATAAGTCATCAGGTAAGGGTGCATCTAATAATAAGAACTCTTCAAATAATGCGGGAGCATCAACTGCTGGCGCATCTTCAAGTCTTTCTGCCAAGATCAAGGATAAGGCAAAGCTTGCAGCAGATCTTGGAATCGGTGAGATAACTCTTACTGATATCGTATCTGAGCTTGAAAAGCCAAGCCGTGACCCTCGTGAGAGCATGCCGGCACCTGTTCTTCGTTCAGATGTAATGGATATGAAGGACTTAAAGCCGGGAATGATCCTTAAGGGAACAGTCCGTAATATCGTAGATTTCGGCGCCTTCGTTGATATAGGTGTTCACCAGGACGGACTTGTTCACATATCTCAGATCACAGACCGCTTCATCAAGCATCCGCTTGAAGCTGTGAGCGTTGGAGATATCGTTGAAGTTCAGGTAATAGAAGTAGATATCAAGAAACAGAGAATCGGTCTTACAATGAAAATCAAGGCTCAGAAATGA
- a CDS encoding response regulator, whose amino-acid sequence MHTLLIVEDEKMIRQGIKAMVQRSGVPVDNILECSNGEDALNLMHTTHVDVMFTDIRMQKMDGIELVRRVGELDDKPLIVAISGYDDFSYAVEMLRNGVREYLLKPVERDKIAEILRKLNAELEERTDEQNKDKELGLRQIRDLLDKELDEQKKKLIIDKYSLYFFDTLYRVCIYKCEKSKAGNSADDARHQGHEDPGSKMDGNNYSDQYEAISFDDQDGSVVILKEDMVRAFINNEMPDKCAGLSDVHEGLSSLLDAYKEAVSMRKLSFIKGKTCVYGSDKFESVNPNLKEKAKELLTETERTKRIQIIGTDKTEDVIYRWKQLFKVLENGQIDIEEFCDEMDASLSSIPQVYRDNVTDDDLKMVESLKKLSEYDNLSEYQNLFMDWLLNLNQRLGNRPDDSNIRQKIELARKYINDNYNKDLNMAVVSNYVSMNYSLFSYSFKGYTGKNFVNYLKEIRIEKAKELLTSTDLKVIEISQEVGYDNEKHFMKTFKAMCGVSPGEYRKNMTT is encoded by the coding sequence ATGCATACATTATTGATCGTAGAAGATGAGAAAATGATACGACAGGGTATAAAAGCTATGGTACAAAGAAGCGGTGTTCCTGTTGACAATATCCTTGAGTGCTCTAACGGGGAGGATGCGCTTAATCTAATGCATACAACCCATGTTGATGTCATGTTCACAGATATCAGAATGCAGAAGATGGACGGGATCGAGCTTGTAAGAAGGGTAGGAGAGCTTGACGATAAGCCGCTCATAGTTGCAATAAGCGGCTATGACGACTTTTCATATGCTGTTGAGATGCTTAGAAACGGCGTTAGAGAGTACCTGTTAAAACCTGTTGAGAGAGATAAGATAGCCGAAATCCTTAGAAAGCTTAATGCCGAACTTGAAGAAAGAACTGATGAGCAAAATAAGGATAAAGAGCTTGGACTTAGGCAGATAAGAGATCTGCTTGATAAGGAGCTTGATGAACAGAAAAAGAAGCTGATAATAGATAAGTATTCTTTATACTTTTTTGATACTTTATATAGGGTATGTATATATAAGTGTGAAAAGAGTAAAGCAGGTAACAGCGCAGACGATGCCAGGCATCAAGGTCATGAAGATCCTGGCTCCAAAATGGATGGTAATAACTACTCAGATCAGTATGAAGCCATTTCTTTTGACGATCAGGACGGATCAGTGGTCATACTAAAAGAGGACATGGTCAGAGCTTTTATCAATAATGAAATGCCTGATAAGTGCGCGGGGTTAAGCGATGTTCATGAAGGGCTGTCAAGCCTGTTGGATGCATACAAGGAAGCTGTATCTATGCGTAAGCTTTCTTTTATCAAAGGAAAAACATGCGTATATGGATCCGATAAGTTTGAAAGTGTAAATCCTAATTTAAAAGAAAAAGCAAAAGAGCTTCTGACAGAAACTGAGCGCACCAAGAGGATTCAGATCATAGGAACTGATAAGACAGAAGATGTCATATACAGATGGAAGCAGCTCTTTAAGGTGCTGGAAAATGGTCAGATAGATATTGAAGAGTTCTGCGATGAAATGGACGCGAGCCTTTCTTCGATACCGCAGGTTTATAGGGACAATGTTACAGATGACGATCTTAAAATGGTAGAGTCTTTGAAAAAGCTTAGTGAATACGACAACCTGTCTGAATATCAGAACCTTTTTATGGACTGGCTCCTTAATTTAAACCAAAGGCTTGGCAACAGACCAGATGACAGTAACATAAGACAGAAGATAGAACTGGCCAGGAAGTATATAAATGATAATTATAATAAAGATCTGAATATGGCCGTTGTATCTAACTATGTGTCCATGAACTATTCGCTTTTTTCCTATTCATTTAAGGGATATACCGGCAAGAATTTTGTGAATTATTTGAAGGAGATAAGGATAGAGAAGGCCAAGGAACTATTGACAAGTACCGACCTTAAGGTGATAGAGATAAGCCAGGAGGTTGGCTATGACAATGAGAAGCACTTTATGAAGACCTTCAAAGCCATGTGCGGAGTATCTCCCGGAGAGTATAGGAAGAATATGACAACCTGA
- a CDS encoding methyl-accepting chemotaxis protein: MKNLKVRTKLSMLLAAMIIAMVALVAMSISGMNGIQTSAVSTITESISQDYDDQIRNEVETAISICEMYNQLTQSGMTIEEAKEYSATVIRGIRYGEAGYLWVDTYDGDNVVLLGNDTEGTNRLGAKDSQGFAMVADFIEGAKKNPETGYFNEYYFPKEGETVASPKRAYTKVYEPFQWVIGTGNYIDYIETTTAKHETTLQNKATNIGILSISVGIVLIIIAIVLTVMITRSIVNPLKDTSVWLDEMGGGDFSRHIEPKYENQTDDFGNLMQQLEKTRHSVSKLLKGAKNNSATVNNSSIELAHGAAQTKDNSANITIAVSEIADGATNQAESVQDGVNAIQEILSNVETLNTEVDAADEKATAMAESSDNMQANFEKLKDAMTQSANSLLDVSEKVKAMGDSVEEVQNAVAAINEISSRTNLLSLNASIEAARAGEAGKGFAVVATEIQDLSVQSSQSAQRIGEIMKGLLDSSESAVSTVSQLNEAVSGQQQISDETADAVRDVINMIADVRENFSKAKDAAELTRTKCVDLNDTMSSLSAISEENAASAQETSASMQEVNNTVENISDLSATLENVSNELTALLEVFRVSDL; this comes from the coding sequence ATGAAGAACCTGAAAGTAAGAACCAAACTCAGCATGCTTCTTGCAGCAATGATAATCGCCATGGTAGCTCTCGTTGCCATGTCTATCTCCGGCATGAACGGAATTCAGACTTCTGCCGTTTCCACTATCACGGAATCAATCAGTCAGGATTATGATGACCAGATCAGAAACGAAGTTGAGACTGCCATCTCAATCTGCGAAATGTATAATCAGTTAACCCAAAGCGGAATGACTATAGAGGAAGCAAAGGAGTATTCTGCTACCGTAATAAGAGGTATCAGATATGGCGAAGCAGGTTACCTCTGGGTTGATACATACGATGGCGATAATGTAGTACTTCTTGGAAATGATACAGAGGGTACTAACAGACTTGGTGCCAAAGACAGTCAGGGCTTCGCAATGGTTGCTGACTTTATCGAAGGTGCCAAAAAAAATCCCGAAACCGGATATTTTAATGAATACTACTTCCCAAAAGAAGGCGAGACCGTGGCTTCTCCCAAGAGAGCTTATACAAAGGTTTATGAACCTTTCCAATGGGTAATCGGAACAGGTAACTATATCGATTATATTGAAACCACAACAGCTAAGCACGAAACCACCCTGCAGAACAAGGCAACAAACATTGGAATCCTGTCTATATCAGTAGGTATTGTACTTATCATAATCGCAATAGTCCTTACCGTTATGATCACAAGATCTATCGTTAATCCTCTCAAAGACACCTCCGTCTGGCTTGACGAAATGGGAGGCGGCGACTTCTCAAGGCATATCGAACCAAAATATGAAAATCAGACAGATGACTTTGGTAACCTGATGCAGCAGCTCGAAAAGACAAGACATTCTGTAAGTAAACTGTTAAAGGGTGCCAAAAACAATTCTGCAACCGTCAACAATTCTTCTATAGAACTTGCACACGGTGCTGCACAAACCAAGGACAACAGTGCGAATATCACCATTGCAGTAAGTGAAATTGCTGACGGTGCTACAAATCAGGCAGAAAGTGTTCAGGACGGCGTTAATGCTATTCAGGAAATTCTTTCTAACGTTGAAACACTCAACACAGAAGTAGATGCAGCTGATGAAAAAGCTACTGCGATGGCTGAATCTTCTGATAACATGCAGGCTAATTTTGAAAAATTAAAAGACGCAATGACCCAGTCCGCTAATTCGCTTCTTGATGTATCAGAAAAAGTTAAAGCTATGGGCGATTCTGTAGAAGAAGTTCAGAATGCTGTTGCTGCTATCAACGAGATAAGCTCACGTACAAATCTTCTTTCACTCAACGCTTCCATTGAAGCTGCAAGAGCAGGTGAAGCAGGTAAGGGATTCGCAGTTGTTGCTACTGAGATTCAGGATCTGTCTGTGCAATCATCTCAGTCAGCTCAGCGTATCGGCGAGATCATGAAAGGTCTCCTGGATAGTTCCGAATCAGCTGTATCAACCGTTAGTCAGCTCAACGAAGCTGTTAGCGGACAGCAGCAGATCAGTGATGAAACTGCAGACGCTGTAAGAGATGTTATAAACATGATCGCAGATGTACGCGAAAACTTCTCAAAAGCAAAAGATGCTGCTGAACTTACAAGAACCAAGTGCGTAGATCTTAATGATACAATGAGCAGCCTTTCGGCAATATCTGAAGAAAATGCAGCAAGTGCTCAGGAAACAAGTGCTTCCATGCAGGAAGTTAATAATACCGTTGAGAATATCAGCGACTTGTCAGCTACTCTTGAAAATGTATCAAACGAACTGACAGCACTCCTCGAGGTATTCCGCGTATCTGATCTGTAA
- the arcC gene encoding carbamate kinase produces the protein MENKKAVVSLGHEALGYTTNEQKEAVSKTAKALADLVEAGYQLTITHSNGPQVSMIHKAMTELHRIYIDYTAAPMSVCSAMSQGYVGYDLQSSLHSELEKRGISRSVATILTQVTVDPYDEAFYSPTKRIGRFMSKEDADAEIKKGNFVKEIPGKGYLRIVAAPKPISIVELDTIKLLADAGQEVIACGGGGIPVLEQEHKFKGASAVIEKDAIAGKLAADLKVDRLVILTSVPSVYTSFGKEDQAPIEKMTVAEAKSFIEKGEFGEDDMLPKIEAAITFLEANPEGSVLITSLDHVSEALKGRAGTFITA, from the coding sequence ATGGAAAATAAAAAAGCAGTTGTATCACTTGGTCACGAAGCACTTGGATATACAACTAATGAACAGAAAGAAGCAGTATCTAAAACTGCAAAAGCACTTGCTGATCTTGTAGAGGCAGGCTATCAGCTTACAATAACTCATTCTAACGGTCCACAGGTCAGCATGATACATAAGGCAATGACTGAGCTCCACAGAATATATATTGACTACACTGCAGCGCCAATGAGTGTCTGCTCTGCTATGAGCCAGGGCTATGTAGGTTATGACCTTCAGAGTTCACTTCACAGCGAGCTTGAAAAGAGGGGCATTTCCAGATCCGTTGCAACTATTCTTACACAGGTAACTGTTGATCCTTATGATGAAGCTTTCTATTCACCAACCAAAAGGATCGGAAGATTCATGTCCAAAGAGGACGCAGATGCTGAGATCAAGAAGGGTAATTTTGTAAAAGAGATTCCTGGCAAAGGATATCTCAGGATCGTAGCAGCACCAAAGCCTATCAGCATTGTTGAGCTTGATACGATTAAGCTTCTTGCAGATGCAGGACAGGAAGTAATCGCCTGCGGCGGTGGCGGAATCCCGGTTCTTGAACAGGAGCACAAATTTAAGGGAGCATCAGCAGTGATCGAAAAGGATGCAATTGCTGGAAAGCTTGCAGCAGATCTTAAGGTTGACCGCCTTGTTATCCTTACATCTGTTCCTAGTGTTTATACATCTTTTGGAAAAGAGGATCAGGCTCCTATAGAGAAGATGACTGTAGCTGAAGCTAAAAGCTTTATTGAAAAAGGTGAGTTTGGAGAAGATGATATGCTTCCTAAGATCGAAGCTGCCATCACTTTCCTTGAAGCAAATCCTGAAGGTTCAGTTCTTATAACATCACTTGATCATGTATCAGAAGCACTTAAGGGACGCGCAGGTACATTCATCACAGCATAA